One Blattabacterium cuenoti genomic window carries:
- the mnmE gene encoding tRNA uridine-5-carboxymethylaminomethyl(34) synthesis GTPase MnmE, whose protein sequence is MFDDDTIVALATPIGSSAISVIRISGKNSISIIENIFVSVKPGKKLKNQSTNTIHLGYIVAENNNLLDQVLVSIFKSPFSYTGENMIEISCHGSYYIQQQILQLIIRKGIRLARPGEFTFRAFINKKIDLSQAEAIADLIMSENKICHEISLQQIKGSLSNTIKDLRKKLLDFVSLLELELDFSEENVIFAKRSELFSFLQELKEIIKDLIESFSLGNAIKKGIYVVIIGKPNVGKSTFFNQAVQEERSIISHIEGTTRDYVEGEIILNGILFHFLDTAGIRKTRDPIEIMGVEKTMKKIEEAQVILYIFDSSDQEKQKILSDIQSIQKKYPLKNIFVIANKSDLSDFYDFENFKSNIPYFFEISSKNYHEVKRVLNVLSSLFLDKLKEKKIVVTQNRHYEALKLSLRELLLAHNAFNKGFSVDLISIYIKETLRYLGEISGEITSEDILKNIFSKFCIGK, encoded by the coding sequence ATGTTCGATGACGATACCATTGTTGCTTTAGCAACTCCTATTGGATCTAGTGCTATTTCTGTTATTCGAATTTCTGGGAAAAATTCCATATCTATAATTGAAAATATTTTTGTTTCTGTTAAACCTGGAAAAAAGCTTAAAAACCAATCTACGAATACGATTCATTTAGGATATATTGTTGCAGAAAATAATAATTTATTAGATCAAGTTTTAGTTTCTATTTTTAAATCTCCTTTTTCTTATACAGGAGAGAATATGATAGAGATTTCCTGTCATGGGTCTTATTATATTCAACAACAGATTTTGCAATTGATCATTCGAAAAGGAATACGTTTAGCTCGTCCGGGAGAATTTACATTTCGTGCTTTTATAAATAAAAAAATAGATTTATCACAAGCAGAAGCTATAGCTGATTTGATTATGTCTGAAAACAAAATTTGTCATGAAATATCTTTACAACAGATTAAAGGGTCATTATCTAACACTATTAAGGATTTAAGAAAAAAATTGCTAGATTTCGTATCTTTACTAGAATTAGAATTAGATTTTTCTGAGGAAAATGTGATCTTTGCTAAGAGATCAGAGCTTTTTTCTTTTTTACAAGAATTAAAAGAAATTATAAAAGATTTAATTGAATCTTTTTCATTAGGAAATGCCATAAAAAAAGGAATTTATGTGGTTATTATTGGAAAACCCAATGTGGGGAAATCCACTTTTTTTAATCAGGCGGTTCAGGAAGAACGTTCCATTATATCCCATATAGAAGGAACAACTAGAGATTATGTGGAAGGAGAAATCATTTTAAATGGAATTCTTTTTCATTTTTTGGATACAGCAGGGATTAGAAAAACTAGAGATCCTATAGAAATTATGGGAGTGGAAAAAACCATGAAAAAAATAGAAGAGGCTCAAGTCATATTATATATTTTTGATTCTTCGGATCAAGAAAAACAAAAAATTCTTAGTGATATTCAAAGTATTCAAAAAAAATATCCATTAAAAAATATTTTTGTTATAGCGAATAAATCAGATTTATCTGATTTTTATGATTTTGAAAATTTCAAGTCAAATATTCCTTATTTTTTCGAAATTTCGTCCAAAAATTATCATGAAGTAAAAAGGGTCCTCAATGTTTTGAGTTCTTTGTTTTTGGATAAATTAAAAGAAAAAAAAATAGTGGTAACACAAAACAGACATTATGAAGCTTTGAAACTATCATTAAGGGAGCTGTTATTAGCACATAATGCTTTTAATAAAGGATTTTCAGTTGATTTAATATCAATATATATTAAAGAAACATTACGATATTTAGGAGAAATTTCTGGAGAAATCACAAGTGAAGATATACTAAAAAATATTTTTTCAAAATTTTGCATTGGAAAATAA
- the gltX gene encoding glutamate--tRNA ligase — protein sequence MSLHSVRVRFAPSPTGPLHLGGIRTALYNYLFAKKYGGTFILRIEDTDRKRFVENSESYILETLKWCHIEPDEGVGYGGPYSPYYQSKRSNIYRMYINKLLKKGYAYYAFDTNQDIDKKIKEWNHRGLVFSYNYKNRMNMNNSLTITKEQLHDKLQSCSYVIRFKIKPGEKLKMYDIIHGNIIVNTDHLDDKILLKSDGGATYHLANTIDDHLMKITHVIRGEEWIPSMSLHLLLYRALDWTPPHFAHLPLILKNNGKGKISKRNTDSSNFPIYPIQWKTPKTIIPGYRELGYLPEAFVNMLALLGWNPGGKREIFSLQELINLFSLERITKSSVYFDIKKANWFNKKHLNEKEEEIFSFLFKEIKTRSIFCKKDYLWKVIHLTMDRIHFIHEIWEHSFYFFISPSFYEDNFFKKICHENTIIQLEKAKILLYDINQFTSVYLRFLFQKIKNKHKIMQLLRLSLVGSLKGIDVFIILEMLGKEESIKRIQELINQIKEKI from the coding sequence ATGTCGCTACATTCTGTTAGAGTTCGTTTTGCTCCTAGTCCTACAGGGCCACTTCATTTAGGTGGAATCAGAACAGCATTATATAACTATCTTTTTGCTAAAAAATATGGTGGAACATTTATTCTTAGAATAGAAGATACTGATAGAAAAAGATTTGTTGAGAATTCTGAATCATATATTTTGGAAACATTAAAATGGTGCCACATAGAACCTGATGAAGGAGTTGGATATGGAGGGCCTTATTCTCCTTATTATCAATCTAAAAGAAGTAATATTTATCGTATGTATATTAATAAATTACTCAAAAAAGGGTATGCTTATTATGCATTTGATACAAATCAAGATATTGATAAAAAAATAAAAGAATGGAATCATCGTGGGTTAGTTTTTTCTTATAATTATAAAAACAGAATGAATATGAATAATTCGTTAACTATAACGAAAGAGCAATTACATGATAAACTGCAGTCTTGTTCTTATGTGATTCGATTTAAAATAAAACCTGGAGAAAAATTGAAAATGTATGATATCATACATGGCAATATAATTGTGAATACAGATCACCTAGACGATAAAATTTTATTAAAATCGGATGGAGGAGCTACTTATCATTTAGCTAATACAATAGACGATCATTTAATGAAAATTACTCATGTGATCAGAGGAGAAGAATGGATCCCATCTATGTCTTTACATTTATTGTTATATAGGGCTTTAGATTGGACTCCTCCTCATTTTGCACATTTGCCTTTAATTTTGAAAAATAATGGAAAAGGAAAAATTAGTAAAAGAAATACAGATAGTTCAAATTTTCCTATATATCCTATACAATGGAAAACTCCAAAAACTATTATACCAGGATATAGGGAATTAGGTTATTTACCAGAAGCATTTGTGAATATGTTAGCTTTATTAGGATGGAATCCTGGAGGAAAAAGGGAAATTTTCTCTTTACAAGAATTAATCAATTTATTTTCTTTAGAAAGAATAACTAAATCTAGTGTTTATTTTGATATTAAAAAAGCAAATTGGTTCAATAAAAAACATTTAAATGAAAAAGAGGAAGAAATATTTTCATTTCTTTTCAAAGAAATCAAAACACGTTCTATTTTCTGTAAAAAAGATTATTTATGGAAAGTAATCCATTTAACAATGGATAGAATTCATTTTATTCATGAAATATGGGAACATTCTTTTTATTTTTTTATTTCTCCTAGTTTTTATGAAGACAATTTTTTTAAAAAAATTTGTCATGAAAATACCATTATTCAATTGGAGAAAGCAAAAATACTATTATATGATATAAATCAATTTACGTCTGTATATTTAAGGTTTTTGTTTCAAAAAATAAAAAATAAACATAAAATCATGCAATTACTTCGTTTATCTTTAGTGGGTTCCCTAAAAGGAATTGATGTTTTCATAATTTTAGAAATGCTAGGAAAAGAGGAAAGTATAAAACGTATTCAAGAATTGATCAATCAAATAAAAGAAAAAATATAG
- the ligA gene encoding NAD-dependent DNA ligase LigA, translating into MNKKIEKKIYQLRKKLLKYNDQYYNFGISEVSDDFFDKKLKELSFLEKKYPELQDSTSPTMKIGAKVTSTNSIYTVYHKYKMYSIQNTYSKKELIIWEKKINKSVHSLSFICEPKYDGVSINLIYQNGFLTNAVTRGDGEKGEDVTKNIQTIKYIPCKLKGDNYPTYLEIRGEIFLPIKNFTEINKRRIKNGKNPYSNPRNTASGTLKIHDHKEVRKRDLFCIAFHSVGNNLPFDTQYESLKYIKYWGFQVPETARICRNMKEVFHFIDFWKVFQNKLPYQTDGIVIKVNEYQKQSILGFTNKYPRWAIAYKFRQKLSETKLLNITFQVGRTGVITPVAHVTPIAITGTTIKRVGLYNDNFIQKMGIHYGDTLLLEKGGDIIPKVTKVNIKKRSDKTFPVFFLKKCPSCHSVLEKKNELFYCMNQNCFSQKIEKTIHFVNVMNIKKIGREMINKLYKKGFLYNFCDLYELKKEELLQIDGVREKLAYGILNNIEKSKENPYDKVLFSLGVRYVGEYISKKLSEYFGDIYSLMHANYDRLISISGIGKKIAKSIITYFSKTEHQHIIKMLVKYGLHISKCSMIKKSSFIEGKSFVFTGKLSCMTRNEAKNIVEFLGGKVYNTVNNKINFIVVGKNFGSKLEKSMKKNNVIILTEHIFLKILKKEKK; encoded by the coding sequence ATGAATAAAAAAATAGAAAAAAAAATATATCAACTCAGAAAAAAATTGTTAAAATATAATGATCAATATTATAATTTCGGGATCTCAGAAGTATCAGATGATTTTTTTGATAAAAAATTAAAAGAATTATCTTTTTTAGAGAAAAAATATCCTGAATTACAGGATTCTACTTCCCCTACAATGAAAATAGGAGCAAAAGTTACTAGTACGAACTCTATTTATACTGTTTATCATAAATACAAAATGTATTCCATTCAAAACACCTACTCTAAAAAAGAATTAATAATTTGGGAAAAAAAAATTAATAAATCAGTTCATTCTTTATCTTTTATATGTGAACCAAAATATGATGGAGTATCTATTAATTTAATTTATCAAAACGGTTTTTTAACAAATGCAGTAACTCGTGGGGATGGAGAAAAAGGAGAAGATGTTACAAAAAATATTCAAACGATCAAATACATTCCTTGTAAGTTGAAAGGAGATAACTATCCTACATATCTTGAAATACGTGGAGAAATTTTTCTTCCTATCAAAAATTTTACAGAAATCAATAAAAGACGTATCAAAAATGGGAAAAATCCTTATTCTAATCCCAGAAATACGGCCAGTGGAACACTAAAAATTCATGATCATAAAGAAGTACGTAAAAGAGATTTATTTTGTATAGCATTTCATTCTGTAGGAAATAATTTACCTTTTGACACACAATATGAATCCTTAAAATACATAAAATATTGGGGCTTTCAAGTTCCGGAAACAGCACGTATTTGTAGAAACATGAAAGAAGTCTTCCATTTTATAGACTTTTGGAAAGTTTTTCAAAATAAACTTCCGTATCAAACGGACGGAATAGTTATCAAAGTAAATGAATATCAAAAACAATCTATTTTAGGATTTACCAATAAATATCCACGTTGGGCTATAGCTTATAAATTTAGACAAAAATTGTCTGAGACGAAATTATTGAATATTACGTTTCAAGTGGGCCGTACAGGAGTCATTACTCCTGTAGCTCATGTTACACCTATTGCAATTACTGGAACTACAATTAAAAGAGTTGGACTTTATAATGATAATTTCATACAAAAAATGGGTATTCATTATGGCGATACGCTTTTATTAGAAAAAGGGGGGGATATTATTCCAAAAGTCACAAAAGTAAACATAAAAAAAAGATCAGATAAAACCTTTCCTGTATTTTTTTTAAAGAAATGTCCATCATGTCATAGCGTTTTAGAAAAAAAAAACGAATTATTCTACTGTATGAATCAGAATTGTTTTTCTCAAAAAATCGAAAAAACAATACATTTTGTAAATGTTATGAATATAAAAAAAATTGGAAGGGAAATGATAAATAAACTATACAAAAAAGGTTTTTTATATAATTTTTGTGATTTATATGAATTGAAAAAAGAAGAACTCCTTCAGATTGATGGAGTCAGAGAAAAATTGGCGTATGGAATTTTGAATAATATAGAAAAATCGAAAGAAAACCCTTATGATAAAGTATTATTTTCCTTAGGTGTTCGTTATGTAGGAGAATATATATCTAAAAAATTATCAGAATATTTTGGGGATATATATTCTTTAATGCATGCAAATTATGATCGTTTAATTTCTATTTCTGGTATAGGAAAAAAAATCGCAAAAAGTATTATTACTTATTTTTCAAAAACAGAACATCAACATATCATTAAAATGCTTGTAAAATATGGATTGCATATTTCGAAATGTTCTATGATTAAAAAATCTTCTTTTATTGAAGGAAAATCTTTTGTATTTACAGGTAAATTATCTTGTATGACCCGAAATGAGGCTAAAAATATAGTAGAATTTTTAGGGGGAAAAGTATATAATACTGTCAATAATAAAATTAATTTTATAGTGGTTGGAAAAAATTTTGGTTCCAAATTAGAAAAAAGTATGAAAAAAAATAACGTCATAATTTTGACAGAACATATTTTTTTGAAAATACTTAAAAAAGAAAAAAAGTAA
- a CDS encoding N5-glutamine methyltransferase family protein, whose amino-acid sequence MIYFDKFYRVFQNTLQDLYTEPKEIESLFFLLTTHIFKCDKTTILLRLSRKEKINFFIYEKLIKKLWELKKNRPIQYVIGKTYFFGMKFIVNEKVFIPRPETEELVYWILQDHKDSNFPVQVFDIGTGSGCISITLKKKKPEISHIHAIDSDKEALDIAYKNAKLHNVKISLKNIDILKNEIPSKSNMNKNYVNIIVSNPPYVKLSEKKLLHPNIVQYEPYKALFVPDEDPLIFYKKISFWIQKRLTGIVYVYFEINQFIYSDIINLLKKRGFINIEIRKDFQGFFRMVRAIYSSNKINKNKL is encoded by the coding sequence ATGATATATTTTGACAAATTTTACCGTGTTTTTCAAAACACTCTTCAAGATTTATATACAGAACCTAAAGAAATAGAAAGTCTATTTTTTTTACTTACGACCCACATTTTTAAATGTGATAAAACAACTATTTTATTGAGATTGAGTAGAAAAGAAAAAATTAATTTTTTTATTTACGAAAAATTAATAAAAAAATTATGGGAATTAAAAAAAAATAGACCCATACAATATGTAATTGGTAAAACTTACTTTTTTGGTATGAAATTTATTGTTAATGAAAAAGTATTCATTCCAAGACCAGAAACAGAAGAACTTGTATACTGGATTCTACAGGATCATAAAGACAGCAATTTTCCTGTTCAAGTATTTGATATTGGAACAGGAAGTGGATGTATTAGTATTACTTTAAAAAAAAAAAAACCTGAAATTTCACACATTCATGCCATTGATTCTGATAAAGAAGCTCTTGATATTGCTTATAAAAATGCAAAATTACATAATGTGAAAATTTCATTAAAAAATATAGACATATTGAAAAATGAAATCCCATCAAAATCAAACATGAATAAAAATTATGTTAACATTATCGTAAGTAATCCTCCTTATGTTAAACTATCTGAAAAAAAACTCCTACATCCAAATATTGTTCAATACGAACCTTATAAAGCTTTATTTGTACCTGACGAAGATCCCTTAATTTTTTACAAAAAAATTTCTTTTTGGATACAAAAAAGATTGACTGGAATCGTCTATGTTTATTTCGAAATAAATCAATTTATTTATTCAGATATTATTAATCTTTTGAAAAAAAGAGGATTTATAAATATCGAAATAAGAAAAGATTTTCAAGGATTTTTTAGAATGGTTCGTGCAATTTATTCCTCAAATAAAATAAATAAAAATAAATTATGA
- the rpsR gene encoding 30S ribosomal protein S18, which produces MTLEETHQQTKQGGENELRYLSPIKIETKVEKKYCFFEQRNIKYIDYKDPTFLIKFLNAQGKILPRRITGTLQKNQNKLNAAIKRCRQIGLLPFVTDDLR; this is translated from the coding sequence ATGACATTAGAAGAAACCCATCAACAGACAAAACAAGGAGGAGAGAATGAATTAAGATATTTATCTCCTATTAAAATAGAAACTAAAGTAGAAAAAAAATATTGTTTCTTTGAACAAAGAAATATTAAATATATAGATTATAAAGATCCTACTTTTTTAATAAAATTTCTGAATGCGCAAGGAAAAATTTTACCACGTCGTATTACAGGCACTTTACAAAAAAATCAAAATAAATTAAATGCGGCTATTAAGAGATGTAGACAGATTGGTCTATTACCTTTTGTTACAGACGATTTAAGATAA
- the rpsF gene encoding 30S ribosomal protein S6 has protein sequence MFKHYENIIIITPILSDDQAKETAKEYENYIMQKKGKIIHQEHWGLKKFAYPIQKKQSGCYHLFEFLFNSDSVSNFELKLRQDERVLRFLTVKLNKYGIEYAERRRKKFLKKDE, from the coding sequence ATGTTTAAACATTATGAAAATATCATAATAATAACTCCTATATTATCTGATGATCAAGCAAAAGAAACAGCAAAAGAATACGAAAATTATATCATGCAAAAAAAAGGAAAAATTATTCATCAGGAACATTGGGGATTAAAAAAATTCGCTTATCCTATTCAAAAAAAACAAAGCGGTTGTTATCACTTATTTGAATTTTTGTTTAATTCTGATTCAGTTTCTAATTTTGAATTGAAATTAAGACAGGATGAGCGCGTTTTACGTTTTTTAACTGTAAAATTAAATAAATATGGAATAGAATATGCTGAAAGGAGAAGAAAAAAATTCTTAAAAAAAGATGAATAA